ATGCCTGGAATGGACGAAACAAAGGCATCAACATGGAATCAATAGATCGCCCCAAGATActacataactgagcatcgaTCTTTTCCCACTGTGCTTTGGCCTTTATCTCTCCCTCACTAGCTTTTTTGGTTAAgtgatcttgaacaccttgaccCTTGCACCACAGTTCAACAGAGGCAGGGTTTTGAAAAGCGGTCGTTTCCTtgcttaaagcgagaagcgaagcgagGCGACCCTATGACCGCTTCTGCTATATGAAGCGACTTAGGTAGGCAAAAACGTGCGCTTCCCACTAAAAAGCGAGAAGCGCTGAAGCGAAGCGAGGCGACCGAAGCGAGCGATTCCCTGTTTTAAACACATGCCAAcctatttaattaaaaagaaaGGTGTTCTTTTATTAAAACATACGAGCAACAGAGAGAAAGAGGCGACTAGGGTTCCAAGTCTTGTACACTTTTCAACTTAAACATATGACCAACAACAACAGGTATGTGATTTCTTCTTTCACTGTTTCAGCGTCCAAATAGCAGCGAAATACTGGCGAATTTTTTTTCCCCTTCGGTTCTTCTTTTTCAGTCTTCTCATCTTCGTTGAAATGCTGCCCAGTTCTTCTTTCACTGTTTTTATGCTGCCCAATTTTTAACAGAATGGTATACTGCCCTtccgcttcacttcaaaaaagcgagcgcttcgcttctcgctttaagcgaaaTGGGGGTTGTCGCTTTTCCTCGCTTTACGCTCTTTACAACACTGAACAGAGGAAGCCTAAGCTAAATACTTTGAACTTCCCATTAAGGGCTCTGAAGTAATTATGAAGCTTGAATTTTCAGAATCCGTGTTTTTAGGACCAAATATATCAAATCCCAAAGACATCGTTGGATTGGAGAGAGGTctagaaacaaataaaaaaaatagtcaaTTGTATCTCACTAAAACAGGAAGGAAACACTGTTTCTGCCGGGAAAAATCACTGTAGCTGCCGGAAAAAATTGAAAGTGATcggaataaaaagaaaatattatggGTAGGTTCGGAATTACTAGACGATCAAACTatccaaaagaaaaaatttcaaaatctgGCCGGAGTAGACCGCACACGCCAGCACGTGGGACAGACGCACTGCCAGAAACAGATCTCCGACAGGCGCTTGGGGGCGCGTGGAGGAGTCTTTGCCGGAGAATCTTTCTTGGGTTGGTCGCCTCTGTCTTGGGAACCTTGTGGCggtgttggattttgcacaacaccAAGAAAAAAGGAGGGAACACAAATCAGCCCTAAAAAGGTCGCCGGAATTGAAGCACGACGACTGTTTTGGCTGGGTTTTCTTTCCAGGATGTTTTCTCACTGCCGCTCTGATTGCATGTGAGAAATAATACATGGGAAAAATATTGTTTATGTATTAACAATAATACAATGAGCTCTATATATAATACATCTATTCCTACTACATATGGGGCTAGGACTAATTACACATATACATATTCTAACATTCGATATTCAGAGGCGAGTCCTAAGCAAGAAAAAAACCTGGAAAAGATTCTACTGGAAATGGCTCCACATGCCGGCACGTAACATTGACACGTTGTCCGAGCTTTTGGTGGCTCGTGAGGGTGCGTCTAGGGGTGTTTTTAGCTGCGGCTGGTAGGGGTTTGTTCGCCAATGCGAAGAACACCTGACGCGCAGTGATTTAAACACTCTAAAATCGGGGTTCTCTtcatttttcactattttcaagtttgagctcggcctagaaGCGATTTGAAAGAggtttttcatcccaacttcagAGGTTAGTAAATTTTAACTTGTTTCATTACATTTCtataaacacccattgattttaacctttaatcaatgctttttcatggtagaaattagagatttaggtagaaattggggattgtttgagaaattgagatttagacctcaaaatgaggttggatttcgaaactaatcacataaccgggctcgggggtgaatgggtaatgtATTAGTTTGTGTATAGGACTGACAGAAGGTGGTGAAGCTGCTCGGGCCGTGACTTCGCCCAAAAATAATTAGAAATAGGGAGAAAACTCAGCCTATGGAAGCTTAGTGCTACAGAGGAAACTCATCTCAAGATGGTAGCAATGGCTCGAATGCCATGAAAATTTCTAGCAAGAAAAAAGCTTCTTGTATTTGGTGTATCTTTACATCCGAGAGCAAGAGTACTTATACAAAAGGTCCTATGACTAATTTAGGGAAGGAAGTCAATTACAGCAATTACAACAAATCAATTAGAATAAAATCTCCCTAAATCAAGTCTCCTACAATTAAGTTTCCTGCAatcaagctagtcaacaactagTCAATAGACCatttgggtcattacattttaAGTGTGTATCTCTGTGTTTTTATTTGGTTTTAAAGCATGGGCATCAATGATCTTTATAACTAGCTGGAATGTTTACATGAACCTGTGATGGAATTGAGATTCCTTGCTGTAAAATCATCAGAAACCTTTTTCCGTGTGAACTATATCTATGAAATGGGAATAACTTACACATGTACTTGTGGTGGACAGAACGGTACTTGTACTAGTGTGAGGTAGCAGGTTCCTAGTGGAATAGTCGTATGCATCGAGTTCGCCTGTATACCACCGTACTTAAAAAAGAGGAAATGGAAATAACTTACACCTAAATTATTTTAATTGTGGATTGGACTGATATACATTGTGATTTCTCAGACACACACAGTTCTAGAATAAAGTTTAAGATGGGAATCAATATCAGCTGTCAGCAGTTCCTATGGGGTTACTCACAAGGACATCTAACCCTactgatatttttttttataaagctttgaatttgaacaaACTAATGTAGCTATTTGTATTTTATTAATTCGAATATAACTTAAACTTGATAGTCCCAACTAATTTACCTTTTCTCCTTGCGTTGAACATTCTTCGAAATGTTTGTCTGAGAAAAACTGCCCCTGTTTCTCTCATGGTTTGGTTGGTTAACTTCATGGATGGTTGTCTTAAATCAAGTACTTTGATTTTTCGTTATTGAGATCTCAAAACTAGGAAATTCTGTTAATCAATTCACAGTAGAAGAAGTTTCATCTGAACAATTCTGATTGTGAAAGGAAAACTGAAAAGTAATAGGAAAGGAACATACGAACTCTCACGACTATCAAAGAGGCAACAATTACTGAGCCCCTAAACTTTTTTGACGAGGTAATAGATTCTAATGTTTGAAAGGGAAATACCCCAATTTAGTGTTTATACCAAGTGGAGAAATCGCCCATACTAGCAACAACTATATAAGTattcaaagaaagaagaaaagcaagtacCAAAAAACAAGTTCCTTTCAAGAAGCTTTGAGATGACGCATCTCCAAATAGACCATCCACTAGAACCCCCTTCGGTGCATTTCCCTTCAGTTGTCGAGCTCCTTAAAGATTGGGAAACCAAATGTCGATGAATATATGTTTTAGAAGATCCATATATTATTGGAAGTGGAGATGATATTAACAACCTTTTATAGAAAATTTACAGTATTACTTCCTCCATTCAAATTTGCTTTCCTCTGTTTGTTTTTTGGTCCATTCCTAAAAGATTTGTACCTTTCTATATTTAGAAGTTATCATATTTTTTACTTTCCCATTCCTCTATGTCATGACTTGTTGTGGGTCCACATAATACCAAAACAAATTATTTGGTACAACAATACTTTTGGTATTTTATTCATATTCATTCCAtgtcaaaagtttttctttattttttaactttGTGTCTAGTCAAATGTGCCAAACAAGTTGGACCAGGAGTATCATTTAGTTAAAAAGACTGTGATTTGGGGAAGATCATTGGTAAAGAACTTTCAGAAAGCTCTCAGTGCAGTTGTATTATGATTTTCAAAGCCCATGTGAAATCACATTTTGGAGGACAAGGGACCAAACAAAATGATTTTTTAATGGGTTGTGCAATTTTGTCTTAGCGACAGACGACCTAAGAAGGAGAAGACAAATACTTTTCAGTTGATGCTGCTAGTGCGGGAAAGATGGGGAGGATGTAGACCATGTATTAATACATTGTAGTTTTGCCACATAACTATGATCCTTGATTATTGTATGTTTAAGTAACATAGTTTGGGAGTTCCTGGTGCGTATTGGAAGCGTCCACAAGTTAGGAAATACAAAAGATGGTCAATATGAAGGACTTGTATTGTGAGAGTAGCTCCTACAGAGTCCACTGTGGAGAGTCAAGAGCtcctttttatttcatttatatcTTTTGCTTTGAAATGATACTCCAAACTGTATAGGTGGATGAAGTTGCTTATCAAAATAAGTTATATAGATGGATGAAGTTTCGGATTTTGTTGTAAAACCATACTTTTGTATGTAGCGATGCCATTTATTCATTAAATCATTGTCTTATTAAAAAAAAGGATCTTTACAAACTAAAAGTTCTTTGAAATTTGATGAACCTACAAGGCTACAACCCTTTGCCTTCAACACTTAAATTAACCTTAAAAAAGAAACTTCTAATGAATCCAATTTGTTGAGCTATTCGTTGTTTGAATGTTGTACAAAATTTTGGTTATTCGGTCAGAAAGCAACTTCCTCTTCCTCCAGGGTTCTGTTTTCTGTTAGAATGTTTGAGTTATATATATAGTGGTAGAAGAGTTGGGTTCTTATGTTGCTTATTAATTCACATTGGACAAATATCATATGTGTAATGTGTCTGATACTGTAGTTATTAGAGCCTCTACGATCTTGGTAGAGAATCAAGTAGCTTCTCCCTACCAGCTGATGGCCTTATGTCATTTGACTTGTTAAAGTTTTTCCTTCTTCCTTCTTTGCGGTGACCACCTTGGCTAGAATGCCTCTTTCCGGTGACCAATCAGGCGGCACCATACTTCTCTGGCAGCATCACAACTCTTTTCATGCGTCTGCTCAAATAGCACTAAGTCACTTTACAGCATTGCCTTCTGGTTCTTTTTGAGAATCTTTCTTGGAGCTGTTTTGGTAATGCTGTGTTTCTTTTCTATGATCATTCCAACTATATCGTGCTTCTTTCCCGTGATTGTTGTAGAGGTGCGTGTCTCTTTTCGATGACTGTTTCGGCGTTCGCTCTTCTTTCCTGTGATTGTTATGATGGCACTTCTCTTTTTTATGATCGTCCAGGTACTGACGACTTTTTCTGGCAATTGTATCAGCAACTTGACGAGATTCCAGCGACCACAAATTTTCTGGTAGCTTTTTGTAGATTTTCCAACGAAATGTAATTTCTATGTTCTCAAAATAAGCAAACACAATAATTTGCCTACTAGTTTTGGGTGTGCTAGAACTTTTACATTTCGCATAGTTAAGTTCTTAATTTGGATATTATCCGACATTAAACAAATATCATACATAAATGTGTGCATTGTACCAATCACATCATTAAGCCTTCATTATGTCTCTTTCATTCTCTTAGTTTCTCATGGTTTTTATCTTTTCTCTAGGTCTTTGAAGTTaagaattttattttctttcaaataatattttctaTGGCATGACTTATTAGTTGCTGTTAAAGGTTAAATACCAAGATGGGTTACAGGTAATCCTTTTGTGTTTCGTTATATTGTTTGTTGATCTTGCTTATTCAGCTACTGCCTTAAAAAAGTCACCTATAAGGAATTTGTCAACTGGGTCTGTGATGACTGTGAAGTGAAGGAGCCAGGCGAACTAAACACCAAGAAATCTGATGCCATCTcagtagaaaatagggattgcACTAGTTTAAGACATTGTAAAGCAACTTCTAAAGCAAAAGTGGATGTTCCTGAGACAAAATTAAAGAGTTGTCAAGGTAGGGATCAGCAACTTCATCAGCCAGGTGCTGGGATTGATTCGGTAGAGAATTGTCGTATAGCGGGTGATAGTCCAGTTGTGAAGATGAGCAAGAAGAGATCTAATCCTGCTTCATTAAGAGATGAAAAATATGAGCAAAGACTAGTACATTGCTCTTCTGAGCATTCCCACGAGTCACAGACAAGCATTGAGTGCAATGAACAAACTCAATCAGCTAATGCATCTCCATTGCCGGCTAAGCGATTAAAGGAAGAAGTTACTGGCCCACTGGCTAGGGAGAAATTGCATGCTCGCCATTTGAAGGAACCTTGTGAGGGAGATATTCAGCCTGGCACACAGGATGATTCTTCTAGCATGATTGAAAAGACAATGAGTATGTCGTCGCGTAGCAATCATCATGAAGAGGAATCAACGATTGGAAACGAAAGAAGATTAACACCTCAAACTAGAACTGTTGTTAATGGAGATCCTTCTCAATTTTCAAAAGGTGAACAGCCAAATGAACATGGTGGCCTGGACCGAGCGCAACCTCTTATTGATTTCATTTGGAGGTCAGGAGATATGTCATGAATTTTAACTCAGGAGATAATCTAACTGATGGATCTATTATTGTGTTAATGAAAATTTATCCTTTATTGTGATCTGACAGGGGTAGTTTTAACATCTGGAACAAAGAGTATGAGACATTTTATGGACAAGCTCACCTTTCAGTTAAAGCATGCCAAAAGGTTTTTGAAGAAGCAAGTTTGCTTCCAGCTTCACTTCAACTGGAAATGCTTCCAAAATCTGACTTATGGCCTAAGAGTTTCACTATATCAGAGCCGACTGATGATAACATTGCATTGTATTTTTTCCCATCGGACATAAGGTAATTACTTGTATATTTTCACCATGCACCAGTTATTTTGATCAAGTTTTGGTTTATTCTCCTATTTTTCGTGCTATAGATGGGAAAAGGTGTTTGATCGGTTGGTGGAGAAGATGATCAGTAATGAACTTGCTCTTCGAGCAATAGTAACTAATGCTGAGCTTTTGGTTTTCACTTCTACGGAACTGCCCCTGCTATACTGGAGTGAGTTTTTATACACGTACTTTCTATTTTGGTTTTTCCCGAACTACCCAATATGATATAACTTTCTAACAGTGGGACCATACCATAACTGTACAGTTCTCAATGTTTTCTCTATATTCTAGTAACAGtttttaaaacaaaagaaaacttgGAGACTTGTCATTGATAGGAGATTGGTAATGGGAAGTCGAGGATTGGTGGTCAGTGGATAGATTGGAGTTCCAGAAGGTATGATTCCCAAAAATTGTTTAGGCAGAGAGACAGTGTCTTCGTGTGGGTTAGAAAAGGGGGAGACTTGTCCATTTTTTAAGCCACAGCAGGCCAGACTGAGCTATTCTCCTATTGTATTAAGTCAGTTTCTTTAGAAAAAGTTGCTTCTTATTATATATCCTTCCATTAAGCGAACAAATTAACCAATCATCATTCATGCTTATCAAAGGTGAAGGTTTTATGCCTTGTCATATTGCCACTGGGTTAATGCTTTATGGACAATTTCtcttaaatttaaaaattgttattTCTCCTAAAAAAACTTTTAGCTGGAAGTTTGGACCCACTTTCAGTATAATATAACCGTGCCAAATCAAATGAGACAATATAAACTGGAATTGTGGGAGTATTAGATTAAAGATGAATATGTATTCTAGGTTTGCATTACCTTTGTTATCCAAGGTTCATTGTTAAGCTGCTTGAGAAAATCAATTGGCAGGATTCCAGGGTAAGCACTACCTCTGGGGTGTTTTCAGAGCAAAGCGAGATTCCAGTAGGAATAGTATGATGCGAAATGGGAAGAGAGAATCTGAGACTCATCCAACTCCTGGGAATGAATTGGCTGTCAAAGATGGTGGAGATGTCGCAAATGCCAAAACGTGGGATCAGAGTCCTCTTAGCCCTTTGAGCAATGCAAGCCTTGGGTCTGCCACTTCCTAAAGCGTCTCTACTCGTTGTTTTGACGCATTTCCCTCACTTCTGTGATCTAGCATGCTGTTTAACTGGTCGTTAATGCATATATGGGCTGAGGGCTGAGGATCTGGTGGTTAGGACGAAACAGCTTTTGTTTTAGAGCCATCTGGTGGGGAGATTCGCCCGGTTAAAGAACCTAATGTCCTGTGGAAGGTACCTGATTTAACAAAAGCCTTCTGTTACCTGTTGATTTGAGGATCACTGAACCTGCTATATGCAGGAGCATGGTTTTACAGGGCCATTTATCTCGTAATTTCTCCTAATGTGATTATCAAAAGTCTAATCTTTTGCAGTTGTACATGATTGGCCGACATTATTAGTCCAAACGTCACCAAATGGTATGACAAGGAAGAGAGttttatgagttaccgctctgttccccccccccccccccttttttttttttttttttttaatttttgggtgAGATCCTTTAATCTTTGAGAGGATGTTATGTAAATGAAGGGTATGTAATACTAAACTCTCTTAAATGTAGGGTTGGCAAAGAGGGCGGGACGGGGAGGGTGAAGCCTTTCTTGCCACAGATATAACCTGTCCTGTCCCATTTAACAATAATTCTCTTTTCAACATGCCCCGTCGTGTTtagctttattttcttttcttttttctctctccaTTTTTCAGTTTGCATGCCCTTATTTGGACGTGTGTGAAACTAGTGCTTGAATGTTGCAGAATGAATCGAGCTTAAATAgtaaaaggcaaagaaaaagctAACTAGGTTACGGCTAAGAGATATTTCTGATTCATAAAAATAgtgaaaaggaaaatagttacAATTTATACCGTTCAAACTCTACCTGAATCACCCTAAAGAGCAAAATGGATAAGGATTCAGTACAAGACTATTAGGCAAATCCGATCAGGGACTAGATGGTGACATCCCAAGAAATTAACATGCGAAATGTGTAATACATAAGCTTCTACTTAAAACTATTGAGGACTATACTGTTACTTAGCAGAACTTTTTAACTCATTAATGGCTACGTACTCCTCCAGAAGCTTTGAGTCCAACCACGACCAGCTCTCTTCTATTCTCAAACTTGATTTTACATCATTTCTCTCCTCTTGAAATCTTCCTTGTCCTCAAGGAAGGAAGCTGGAAACCTGGTGTTCAGTAAATGATAGTCTTCCCAAGTAGCTTGTTCCTTTGGCGTGTTCTTCCAATGAATCAGAAGTTGAGTAACTACCTTGTTTCCCTTTTTGAT
The sequence above is drawn from the Nicotiana tabacum cultivar K326 chromosome 13, ASM71507v2, whole genome shotgun sequence genome and encodes:
- the LOC107783956 gene encoding uncharacterized protein LOC107783956 isoform X3 yields the protein MPGSCCASVLTTFSGNCISNLTRFQRPQIFCYCLKKVTYKEFVNWVCDDCEVKEPGELNTKKSDAISVENRDCTSLRHCKATSKAKVDVPETKLKSCQGRDQQLHQPGAGIDSVENCRIAGDSPVVKMSKKRSNPASLRDEKYEQRLVHCSSEHSHESQTSIECNEQTQSANASPLPAKRLKEEVTGPLAREKLHARHLKEPCEGDIQPGTQDDSSSMIEKTMSMSSRSNHHEEESTIGNERRLTPQTRTVVNGDPSQFSKGEQPNEHGGLDRAQPLIDFIWRGSFNIWNKEYETFYGQAHLSVKACQKVFEEASLLPASLQLEMLPKSDLWPKSFTISEPTDDNIALYFFPSDIRWEKVFDRLVEKMISNELALRAIVTNAELLVFTSTELPLLYWRFQGKHYLWGVFRAKRDSSRNSMMRNGKRESETHPTPGNELAVKDGGDVANAKTWDQSPLSPLSNASLGSATS
- the LOC107783956 gene encoding PHD finger-containing protein 1 isoform X4, producing the protein MVTICLNCGDEGWTNAFVFCVKCLEVAVHRYCLKKVTYKEFVNWVCDDCEVKEPGELNTKKSDAISVENRDCTSLRHCKATSKAKVDVPETKLKSCQGRDQQLHQPGAGIDSVENCRIAGDSPVVKMSKKRSNPASLRDEKYEQRLVHCSSEHSHESQTSIECNEQTQSANASPLPAKRLKEEVTGPLAREKLHARHLKEPCEGDIQPGTQDDSSSMIEKTMSMSSRSNHHEEESTIGNERRLTPQTRTVVNGDPSQFSKGEQPNEHGGLDRAQPLIDFIWRGSFNIWNKEYETFYGQAHLSVKACQKVFEEASLLPASLQLEMLPKSDLWPKSFTISEPTDDNIALYFFPSDIRWEKVFDRLVEKMISNELALRAIVTNAELLVFTSTELPLLYWRFQGKHYLWGVFRAKRDSSRNSMMRNGKRESETHPTPGNELAVKDGGDVANAKTWDQSPLSPLSNASLGSATS
- the LOC107783956 gene encoding uncharacterized protein LOC107783956 isoform X2; the protein is MLCFFSMIIPTISCFFPVIVVEVLTTFSGNCISNLTRFQRPQIFCYCLKKVTYKEFVNWVCDDCEVKEPGELNTKKSDAISVENRDCTSLRHCKATSKAKVDVPETKLKSCQGRDQQLHQPGAGIDSVENCRIAGDSPVVKMSKKRSNPASLRDEKYEQRLVHCSSEHSHESQTSIECNEQTQSANASPLPAKRLKEEVTGPLAREKLHARHLKEPCEGDIQPGTQDDSSSMIEKTMSMSSRSNHHEEESTIGNERRLTPQTRTVVNGDPSQFSKGEQPNEHGGLDRAQPLIDFIWRGSFNIWNKEYETFYGQAHLSVKACQKVFEEASLLPASLQLEMLPKSDLWPKSFTISEPTDDNIALYFFPSDIRWEKVFDRLVEKMISNELALRAIVTNAELLVFTSTELPLLYWRFQGKHYLWGVFRAKRDSSRNSMMRNGKRESETHPTPGNELAVKDGGDVANAKTWDQSPLSPLSNASLGSATS
- the LOC107783956 gene encoding uncharacterized protein LOC107783956 isoform X1 — its product is MTVSAFALLSCDCYDGTSLFYDRPGTDDFFWQLYQQLDEIPATTNFLVAFCRFSNEIYCLKKVTYKEFVNWVCDDCEVKEPGELNTKKSDAISVENRDCTSLRHCKATSKAKVDVPETKLKSCQGRDQQLHQPGAGIDSVENCRIAGDSPVVKMSKKRSNPASLRDEKYEQRLVHCSSEHSHESQTSIECNEQTQSANASPLPAKRLKEEVTGPLAREKLHARHLKEPCEGDIQPGTQDDSSSMIEKTMSMSSRSNHHEEESTIGNERRLTPQTRTVVNGDPSQFSKGEQPNEHGGLDRAQPLIDFIWRGSFNIWNKEYETFYGQAHLSVKACQKVFEEASLLPASLQLEMLPKSDLWPKSFTISEPTDDNIALYFFPSDIRWEKVFDRLVEKMISNELALRAIVTNAELLVFTSTELPLLYWRFQGKHYLWGVFRAKRDSSRNSMMRNGKRESETHPTPGNELAVKDGGDVANAKTWDQSPLSPLSNASLGSATS